AAAAAGAGCCGATTATATGCAAAGCTGGTCTCCCAAATGATCCCTTCTGGGAAGAATTTTTATCTTTGGATACAGAAGTCATCAAACCTGAAAATCTGGACAACTTCTATGAATAAATAGCATGATCGAAAAACTAAAACAGCGCTGGAACGTCAGGAATGGGTGGGATGTCCTCATCATTCTCGTCGTCTTCGCCTGTACCGGTTTTTCTGTCTTGTACGTAAAACGCTGGCTTTTCGAGCTGGTCGGTTTGACCGATGAGTCGCCTTCCTGGCTTCGTTGGGCGGTTAATATTCTGATTATTTTACCATTGTACCAGGTGATTTTGTTAGCCTGGGGCTGGATCTGGGGCAAGTTTACTTTCTTCTGGGAATTTGAAAAACGAATGTTCAGCAGAATAGGAGGGTTGTTTCGCAAGAAAAGCGCGGAAATGTGATTGTTACATCCCTGACGGGATTTTATTTTTCAACCCAATCATGTTGCTACCGAGGTTTCGTCGCTATGCGACTTGGCCTACTGTCCCTATGACCCGTTCATCCTTTCAGCACAACTTTAAAATGCCGTCAGGCATGTAATCTTGGTAGACATGCAATATTGGTAGAAAAATAACATTGCATAACCCATTTAAATGCGGTAGGCATGTAACAATCTACACAACGTCACTGGCT
The genomic region above belongs to Dyadobacter pollutisoli and contains:
- a CDS encoding DUF6787 family protein encodes the protein MIEKLKQRWNVRNGWDVLIILVVFACTGFSVLYVKRWLFELVGLTDESPSWLRWAVNILIILPLYQVILLAWGWIWGKFTFFWEFEKRMFSRIGGLFRKKSAEM